DNA sequence from the Parasphingorhabdus cellanae genome:
TCCATGCCTAGCTCGGCGGCCGAAACCGCTAGCGCGTCTATAAACCGGAACAGGAAAGCAGGGCCAGAACCAGATAAAGCCGTCGCGATATGCATCTGGCCTTCATTTTCGAGCCATTCCGGCTGTCCGAGCGGTGAGAATAGGTGATTCATCTGATCCTTCAGATTAACGTCATCAGCCTCGCTGATCAGGATCATCGGCGATTTGGCGACTGTCACAGCCATATTGGGCATCAAGCGGACAATTTTACCGGCCTTTGGAAAAGCGGCCCGCAAAATGTCGATTTCGGTTCCCGCCAGCACCGACACGATATGGCTATTGTCTCCGACCAGCGGTGCGAGCTTAGCCGCCACATCATCGAGCTGATAAGGTTTCATCGCCAGCATCACCAGATCGGGAGTTGCTCCTTCAGGATAATCAGGCTGTGATTGCAATCCACCCGGAAGCTGAGAAGCATGCGGTTTGATTATAGTGACTTTAGCGGCATCCAGACCGTTATCGAGCCAGGCTTGTAAGATCGCACCGCCCATATTGCCGCAACCGACAAACCAGATGCTATTAAAGCCGTCTCCGATCACGCTTCGCTCCTTTATGCTTTGCCCTATTTACACTTCGCCCTACTTAAGCTTCACCCTGCGTGTCGATCATCGCATGTTCAATTGCGTCCTGAGGGCTTTTGTCGCTCCACAGCACAAATTGGAAGACGGGATAGAAACGCTCCCACTCATCAATCGCCATATCGACAATCGTCTGGGCCTGATCAAGACCGAGCATGCCGCTACCGCCAAGCATGATCGCATGACGGAACAG
Encoded proteins:
- a CDS encoding pyrroline-5-carboxylate reductase family protein produces the protein MIGDGFNSIWFVGCGNMGGAILQAWLDNGLDAAKVTIIKPHASQLPGGLQSQPDYPEGATPDLVMLAMKPYQLDDVAAKLAPLVGDNSHIVSVLAGTEIDILRAAFPKAGKIVRLMPNMAVTVAKSPMILISEADDVNLKDQMNHLFSPLGQPEWLENEGQMHIATALSGSGPAFLFRFIDALAVSAAELGMDKDQAARLALAMVDGAATLASRSAVSPGELANQVASPNGVTRKGLDVLDADGRVNALLHDVLKAAMERNREMAEEAKA